The following coding sequences are from one Cryptococcus deuterogattii R265 chromosome 1, complete sequence window:
- a CDS encoding DNA damage-inducible protein 1: MRLTIIAPDSVHEHEVSASLLIQDIINIVEATADLPPAVIVLTSDAGTPLTDPTRTLESYGLNGETATIFLTPTGPPVASSSSIPFPDADADIERMRLQALGNPSLMNDLRERDPETFAAIQGGTQSFKRALQMAQSRQRDAEFEKQRQIEALNADPYDIEAQKKIEEAIRMEAVLENMQHAMEYSPESFGNVTMLYINVEVNGHPVKAFVDSGAQTTIISPECAEQCGIMRLLDTRFAGMAEGVGTARILGRIHSAQIKLGSLYLPCAFSVLEGRSVDLLFGLDMLKRHQCCIDLSTNTLRINNTEVPFLAEHELPDKARRRGEAQVAGEMGDAAGKGLKAGVASPKLGKKMFPGEGHALGAGSSTGPGTAAGNASATTTRTEGAASVPTPPSRWKEEDIQTLVNLGAPRAHAVQLLEASGGNVDVAASMLFG; this comes from the exons ATGAGACTCACAATTATTGCCCCAGACTCGGTTCACGAACATGAAGTGTCCGCTTCTTTGCTCATCCAGGATATAATTAACATCGTTGAGGCAACT GCCGACCTTCCCCCGGCTGTTATTGTTCTCACAAGTGACGCTGGTACACCACTCACGGACCCCACAAGGACTCTCGAAAGCTATGGGTTGAATGGAGAGACAGCCACCATATTCCTTACACCTAC AGGACCACCCGTcgcttcctcatcttcaattccGTTCCCTGATGCTGATGCCGACATTGAGAGGATGCGTTTACAAGCGCTCGGCAATCCATCTTTGATGAATGACTTGCGTGAA CGTGACCCAGAAACTTTTGCCGCTATTCAAGGAGGTACCCAAAGTTTCAAAAGAGCCCTTCAAATGGCGCAATCAAGACAAAGAGATGCCGAATTCGAAAAGCAACGTCAGATTGAA GCACTCAACGCCGATCCTTATGACATTGAAGCCCAAAAAAAGATAGAGGAAGCAATCCGGATGGAGGCCGTTTTGGAGAATATGCAGCACGCTATGGAATATTCT CCTGAGTCGTTTGGAAACGTGACCATGCTGTATATAAACGTAGAAGTAAATGGCCATCCTGTCAAGGCATTTGTTGATTCTGGTGCTCAGACCACCATCA TTTCCCCTGAATGTGCCGAGCAATGTGGAATTATGCGCCTTCTCGACACACGTTTCGCCGGTATGGCCGAAGGAGTAGGAACAGCTCGTATCCTCGGTCGTATTCATTCTGCACAAATTAAGCTCGGCTCGCTCTATCTTCCCTGTGCATTCTCAGTCCTCGAAGGCCGTTCAGTCGACCTCTTATTTGGTCTTGACATGCTCAAACGCCATCAATGCTGTATCGacctctccaccaacaCGCTTCGGATAAATAACACTGAAGTACCTTTTTTGGCGGAACACGAGCTGCCTGACAAGGCGAGGAGACGCGGGGAAGCGCAAGTGGCTGGGGAAATGGGTGATGCGGCGGGGAAAGGGTTGAAGGCGGGTGTGGCAAGTCCTAAgcttgggaagaagatgttcCCAGGTGAGGGGCATGCGCTTGGTGCGGGTAGCTCGACTGGGCCTGGGACGGCTGCAGGGAATGCAAGTGCAACGACAACAAGGACTGAAGGAGCTGCAAGTGTTCCCACGCCTCCAAGtaggtggaaggaggaagatatCCAAACC CTTGTGAATCTGGGCGCTCCTAGAGCGCACGCTGTACAATTACTTGAAGCGTCGGGTGGAAACGTAGATGTTGCTGCTTCTATGCTCTTTGGTTAG